One stretch of Candidatus Poribacteria bacterium DNA includes these proteins:
- a CDS encoding phytanoyl-CoA dioxygenase family protein yields the protein MTDEQKYLFDLQGFIVLKGVVPQTIIDACNEVLDQYENMPPEAYPPPLCLGTQRTEQELYISNILEADSTFNRLIDIPEVLDVVQGVTGGPYRLNHTYTIYRWGGGYTGLHMHGTPIIPKCQYHCRNGEMVSTLTKAVFPMLDCDVEDGCFAVIPGAHKSNFRKPWGSHPDENPVLTPIPAKAGDAIIFTEALTHGSVINVSGKPRRTLYYCYSIGYMPDWGGQGLHFSPNVMESLSETQQAILQLK from the coding sequence ATGACAGACGAACAAAAATATCTATTCGACTTGCAGGGTTTCATTGTGCTAAAGGGTGTTGTTCCACAGACAATCATTGATGCCTGCAACGAGGTTTTAGACCAATACGAAAATATGCCGCCCGAGGCGTATCCGCCGCCGCTGTGTCTGGGGACGCAGCGCACGGAGCAGGAGCTCTATATCTCCAATATTTTGGAAGCCGACAGCACCTTCAACAGGCTCATTGACATCCCAGAGGTTCTTGATGTTGTCCAAGGCGTAACAGGCGGTCCCTATCGACTCAATCACACCTACACGATCTACCGATGGGGAGGCGGCTATACTGGGCTGCACATGCACGGTACACCCATTATTCCAAAATGCCAGTACCACTGCCGAAACGGGGAGATGGTGTCTACGCTAACAAAGGCAGTCTTTCCGATGCTGGATTGTGATGTGGAGGACGGATGCTTTGCTGTTATACCCGGCGCACATAAGAGCAATTTCCGTAAGCCTTGGGGAAGTCATCCAGATGAAAATCCTGTCTTGACCCCGATTCCCGCAAAGGCAGGCGATGCTATTATTTTCACGGAGGCGTTAACCCACGGGTCTGTTATCAACGTTTCTGGTAAACCGAGGCGGACGCTTTACTATTGTTACAGCATCGGTTATATGCCAGACTGGGGGGGTCAAGGCTTGCACTTTAGTCCAAACGTTATGGAAAGCCTCAGCGAAACCCAACAGGCAATCCTTCAACTTAAATAA
- a CDS encoding c-type cytochrome, which produces MIHSTCSFIGALRKRAGKMSERTTSAIYTACSILLLFFLGVSLFSLSLVDAQEMEVDIAPAAPPEHSYDEDVIDGAFYFRLMCWNCHAGRTRGGQAPDLFKAEWLYGWTDSGIFQTVFNGLPGTEMQKFGGKLSDEAINMIVGYLRTEQAKAAGVSLEEIKQSEEWTPYMEGDVKAGEAIFYSDGYACGKCHAVHGRGATGTGHEIGPDLTYIARTRAPHFIVESILNPRAYIAPEYEMLTILTIDGEEITGKKRYLYDHRDRENPDVVQILDESGKLWTTYYKKDIRATSVPQAGVMPENFADILSVKQMEDLMAYLLTLK; this is translated from the coding sequence ATGATACACTCTACTTGTAGCTTCATAGGCGCGCTTCGCAAGCGCGCTGGCAAAATGTCTGAGCGTACAACTTCTGCCATATACACAGCGTGTAGTATTCTCCTTCTGTTTTTTTTAGGTGTGAGTCTGTTTTCGCTATCACTTGTAGATGCCCAAGAGATGGAAGTGGATATCGCACCGGCAGCACCGCCGGAACACAGTTATGATGAAGATGTCATAGACGGTGCGTTTTATTTTCGCTTAATGTGTTGGAACTGCCACGCCGGACGCACTCGTGGCGGACAAGCACCCGATCTCTTCAAAGCCGAGTGGCTCTATGGATGGACCGATAGTGGTATCTTCCAAACCGTATTCAACGGATTACCGGGAACTGAAATGCAAAAATTCGGCGGCAAACTCTCCGATGAAGCAATCAACATGATTGTCGGCTATCTCCGCACGGAGCAGGCAAAGGCGGCGGGGGTCTCCTTGGAAGAGATAAAACAGAGCGAAGAATGGACACCGTACATGGAGGGTGATGTCAAAGCCGGAGAGGCTATCTTCTACTCTGACGGATACGCTTGCGGTAAATGCCATGCAGTTCATGGCAGAGGTGCTACCGGGACTGGTCATGAGATAGGCCCCGATTTGACTTATATTGCTCGCACCCGCGCCCCACACTTCATTGTGGAGTCTATCCTCAATCCACGCGCTTATATAGCCCCTGAATACGAAATGCTCACGATCCTCACCATAGACGGAGAGGAAATCACTGGCAAGAAACGGTACCTCTACGATCACAGAGATAGAGAAAACCCCGATGTCGTGCAAATACTTGACGAATCAGGGAAGTTGTGGACAACTTACTACAAAAAGGATATAAGGGCTACCAGTGTGCCACAAGCGGGTGTTATGCCCGAAAACTTCGCAGATATTCTTTCAGTAAAGCAGATGGAAGACCTCATGGCATATTTGCTGACATTGAAGTAA
- a CDS encoding aminotransferase class I/II-fold pyridoxal phosphate-dependent enzyme translates to MITIAERLQKLPPYLFVDIRQKMQAAQARGVDVISLGIGDPDIPTPDPVVESLVHTIQNPKDPDRHRYGCDNPVDDFPQAVCDFYQHRYGVPLSDDQVAITLGSKDAIVKLALGILNPGDIGIAASPGYPTYNIGHVFASATTYYAPLLRENDFYVDFDAIPDEIKRLAKVLWINYPNNPTTATADLDFFERAVEFGRQNNILIAHDNAYSENTYDGYRSPSILQVEGAAEVAVEFFSLSKAFNMTGWRLGFVVGNPTAVSAVKTVKDNIDNGSLRALQFAGAKALSIADEVTPTINAVYQRRRDMVVDALTDSGWDIEKPKATIYIWAPVPPRFNGSSRAFATALLEEVGVVVTPGLGYGQWSEGYCRLSLTYPDSVIKEAISRIRDFAH, encoded by the coding sequence TTGATTACAATCGCAGAAAGGTTACAGAAACTTCCACCCTATCTCTTCGTGGATATACGTCAAAAAATGCAGGCGGCACAGGCACGAGGTGTTGATGTCATTAGCCTCGGCATCGGTGATCCGGATATCCCGACTCCCGATCCAGTCGTCGAAAGTCTCGTCCATACAATCCAAAACCCAAAAGACCCCGACCGCCACCGTTATGGATGCGACAATCCTGTCGACGATTTTCCGCAGGCGGTTTGCGATTTTTATCAACACCGCTACGGTGTCCCGCTATCCGATGATCAGGTTGCGATAACGCTCGGAAGTAAAGATGCTATTGTTAAACTGGCATTAGGCATACTGAATCCGGGTGATATTGGCATCGCCGCAAGTCCTGGCTATCCCACCTATAACATCGGACACGTCTTCGCAAGTGCGACGACTTACTATGCGCCACTGCTGCGAGAAAACGATTTCTATGTCGACTTTGACGCTATTCCTGATGAAATAAAACGCCTCGCCAAAGTCCTTTGGATTAATTATCCAAATAACCCAACGACAGCAACTGCCGATCTCGATTTTTTCGAGCGTGCTGTGGAATTCGGGCGGCAAAATAACATTCTCATCGCACACGACAACGCCTATAGCGAAAACACCTACGACGGTTACCGGTCACCAAGTATCTTGCAGGTAGAGGGTGCCGCTGAAGTAGCCGTTGAATTCTTCTCATTGAGCAAAGCATTTAATATGACCGGATGGCGATTGGGATTTGTTGTCGGTAATCCAACTGCTGTCAGTGCCGTTAAAACCGTTAAAGATAACATAGATAACGGTTCACTCCGCGCCCTTCAATTTGCCGGTGCGAAGGCACTCTCAATAGCGGATGAAGTTACACCTACGATTAACGCTGTTTACCAAAGGCGACGCGACATGGTAGTGGACGCCCTGACAGATAGTGGATGGGATATCGAAAAACCGAAGGCGACGATATATATTTGGGCACCCGTTCCACCGCGTTTCAACGGTTCAAGCCGTGCCTTCGCGACAGCACTCCTTGAAGAAGTCGGGGTTGTGGTAACACCCGGCCTTGGATATGGTCAGTGGAGCGAAGGCTATTGCCGACTCTCTCTTACGTATCCAGATTCGGTTATCAAAGAAGCAATTTCCCGGATTCGCGATTTCGCGCACTAA
- a CDS encoding YCF48-related protein: protein MLAKSFFSGFQLSVISCQLKRCLGYANNRQLPEKLADYPLLITKNYLLVLFIGILSIVGCENSASKRQIQYEWKTVMEGDWSSHLYDVHFISETQGWAVGNAVDIIPGQDFTEEAESLIIHTNNGGQTWHRQSSSVFDKPLRKVYFRSALEGWCTGESGTVIHTTNGGKTWSHIKTGTENNLHDIFIGETTGWIVGDWGTLLKTTDGGKTFTQADAGIFGRKSLKGVHFVNAHLGWVITYNTPTSGTSIGDSRTSNNVNPGYIYRTTDGGQSWEEQFTTAQALFNLHFIDEQTGWIVGDRRSVFVTTNSGQTWEFITDGSNQRHKSSYGQPEYLGNEPLHTFTLYDIDFTDSQNGWIVGDLGVILHTASGGKGKWKHQRGGPRFHNSADAVLLGVDFVSKRLGWAVGENGTILHTRNGGITWESQSSPSHLLVDVCAVSSKEGYVVGDRGAILRTEDGGAVWDAQDSRTTECFGATHFVSPEKGWAVAEAGVVLHTTNGGSLWQRQESQTTQELLAVFFVDEETGWCVGSAGEIIHTDDGGQTWQRQESGTTWNLFDIHFTSKQRGWAVGMSGTILSTLDGGDHWHPAAISRNHSFFLLDAVTFITADKGWVVGLDLRSLGMDGLILHTDNGGKTWQRQESHTANFLDDVFFISETKGWIVGKEGLVLHTKDGGQNWRPQRTDTRTDLKAIYVSNSNSGWVVGQNGTILRYEAVP from the coding sequence ATGTTAGCGAAGTCCTTTTTTAGTGGTTTTCAGTTATCAGTTATCAGTTGTCAGTTAAAGAGATGTTTGGGGTATGCAAACAATAGGCAACTGCCAGAGAAATTAGCTGACTACCCGCTACTGATAACTAAGAATTATCTTCTCGTGCTGTTCATCGGTATTCTATCTATAGTCGGTTGTGAAAACAGTGCGTCCAAACGACAAATCCAGTACGAGTGGAAAACCGTTATGGAAGGTGATTGGAGCTCACACCTATATGACGTTCACTTCATCTCTGAAACACAAGGATGGGCAGTCGGCAATGCAGTAGATATTATTCCGGGGCAAGACTTTACGGAAGAGGCTGAAAGCCTCATCATCCACACAAACAATGGTGGACAAACATGGCATAGGCAGAGCAGTAGCGTTTTCGATAAACCGCTGCGCAAAGTTTATTTTCGCTCTGCATTAGAGGGATGGTGCACTGGAGAAAGCGGAACAGTCATCCATACGACCAATGGCGGGAAGACGTGGTCCCATATCAAAACAGGTACGGAAAATAACCTGCACGACATCTTTATAGGTGAAACTACAGGTTGGATCGTCGGGGATTGGGGGACATTGCTCAAAACAACCGACGGCGGAAAGACGTTTACGCAGGCTGACGCAGGCATATTTGGTAGAAAGTCCTTGAAAGGAGTTCACTTCGTGAACGCACATCTGGGATGGGTTATCACCTACAATACGCCAACATCAGGAACAAGTATTGGAGATTCACGAACCTCGAACAACGTAAACCCAGGCTATATTTACCGAACAACAGATGGTGGGCAGTCATGGGAAGAGCAGTTTACGACAGCGCAGGCTCTCTTCAACCTCCACTTTATTGACGAACAAACTGGCTGGATTGTCGGTGATCGGCGGAGCGTCTTTGTAACAACTAACAGCGGACAGACATGGGAATTCATCACTGACGGGAGCAACCAACGGCATAAAAGCAGTTATGGGCAGCCGGAGTATCTCGGCAATGAGCCGCTCCACACCTTTACGCTCTACGACATCGACTTTACGGACTCCCAAAACGGCTGGATTGTCGGTGACTTAGGTGTTATTCTCCACACGGCATCTGGCGGGAAAGGCAAATGGAAACACCAGCGTGGCGGCCCGCGTTTCCACAACAGTGCCGATGCTGTCCTTTTAGGCGTTGACTTTGTCTCTAAACGACTCGGTTGGGCTGTCGGCGAAAACGGCACGATTCTACACACCCGGAACGGCGGTATAACTTGGGAATCGCAATCAAGTCCGAGCCATCTCCTTGTCGATGTTTGCGCCGTCTCTTCAAAAGAAGGGTACGTTGTAGGCGATCGCGGCGCGATCCTACGCACTGAAGATGGCGGGGCTGTATGGGATGCACAAGATAGCCGAACCACTGAATGTTTCGGTGCAACGCATTTTGTGTCTCCAGAAAAAGGGTGGGCGGTTGCGGAAGCCGGTGTGGTCTTGCACACCACAAACGGTGGAAGCCTCTGGCAACGCCAAGAGAGCCAAACGACGCAAGAATTACTCGCCGTCTTCTTTGTGGACGAAGAAACAGGATGGTGTGTTGGGAGTGCCGGCGAAATTATTCATACAGACGACGGTGGACAGACCTGGCAACGCCAAGAGAGTGGAACGACCTGGAATCTTTTTGACATTCATTTTACCTCAAAACAACGCGGCTGGGCAGTTGGGATGAGCGGCACGATTCTTTCTACGCTCGACGGTGGTGACCATTGGCATCCCGCCGCTATTAGCAGAAACCACTCATTCTTTTTGTTAGATGCCGTTACCTTCATCACAGCAGACAAGGGGTGGGTCGTCGGATTGGATCTTCGCAGTTTGGGTATGGATGGATTGATCCTTCATACGGATAATGGCGGAAAAACGTGGCAACGTCAAGAGAGTCATACTGCGAATTTCCTTGACGACGTATTTTTTATCTCTGAAACAAAAGGCTGGATTGTCGGAAAAGAGGGACTCGTCCTACACACAAAGGACGGTGGACAGAATTGGAGACCCCAACGTACGGATACACGCACAGATTTGAAGGCTATTTACGTCAGTAATTCAAATAGCGGATGGGTCGTTGGGCAGAACGGGACAATCCTTAGATATGAAGCCGTTCCGTAA
- the dapB gene encoding 4-hydroxy-tetrahydrodipicolinate reductase, which translates to MVRVIINGACGRMGRLIIQSVAQQEDMKLVGAIEYPEHPQIGSDAGVVAGMSETGIAITSELDDVIESADVVIEFSSPGATVQHLRQVVAADKAMVIATTGYTPDELATINALASQIRCVMAPNMSLGVNVMIQALELIAKALGDDYNIEVIEAHHNHKADAPSGTALRLAETVATALGRDLTEVGVYGRHGIVGARTQQEIGIHAVRGGDIAGDHTVLFATEGEQLSVVHRAHSPEAFAKGAIRAARWIVNAPKGLHDISEVLF; encoded by the coding sequence ATGGTTCGTGTAATTATTAATGGAGCATGCGGTCGCATGGGTCGGCTCATTATCCAAAGTGTTGCCCAACAAGAGGATATGAAACTTGTTGGCGCAATCGAATATCCTGAACACCCACAAATCGGGAGTGATGCTGGCGTTGTTGCAGGCATGAGTGAAACTGGCATCGCTATTACAAGTGAGCTTGACGATGTAATTGAAAGTGCGGATGTCGTTATCGAGTTCTCAAGTCCAGGAGCGACTGTGCAACACCTCCGGCAAGTCGTCGCTGCTGATAAAGCGATGGTCATTGCAACAACCGGTTACACGCCCGATGAACTCGCAACTATCAACGCGCTTGCGTCCCAGATTCGCTGCGTCATGGCTCCGAACATGAGCCTTGGTGTTAATGTGATGATCCAAGCATTGGAATTAATTGCGAAAGCCCTCGGAGACGATTACAATATTGAGGTGATAGAAGCACATCACAATCACAAAGCAGATGCCCCGAGCGGCACAGCCCTCCGTTTAGCGGAAACCGTTGCTACAGCGTTAGGACGTGATTTAACGGAAGTAGGGGTCTACGGTCGCCACGGCATCGTCGGTGCGCGGACACAACAAGAGATTGGTATCCACGCCGTCCGTGGTGGTGACATTGCCGGGGATCACACTGTCCTGTTCGCAACCGAGGGTGAACAATTAAGTGTTGTCCACCGTGCACACAGTCCAGAGGCATTTGCCAAAGGTGCGATTCGCGCCGCCAGATGGATCGTCAATGCTCCCAAAGGATTGCACGACATCAGTGAAGTCCTTTTTTAG
- the dapB gene encoding 4-hydroxy-tetrahydrodipicolinate reductase: MIRVVITGVCGRMGRCITQGIAEQVDMELVGAIQYSGHPQIGSDVGVVAGIGEIGVPVTGKLEDVLDSADVIIEFSKPEATVQYLQQAVDADKAVVIGTTGFSTNELTIVKTLASQTRCVMAPNMSLGVNVMIQASELIAKALGDDYNIETIETHHNRKTDAPSGTALRLAETVAVALGRDLAEIGVYGRHGIVGARTQQEIGTHAVRGGDIAGDHTVLFATEGEQLNIIHRSHNREAFAKGAIRAARWVVNAPKGLHDVSEVLF, translated from the coding sequence ATGATCCGTGTCGTTATCACCGGTGTCTGCGGTCGCATGGGTCGGTGTATTACACAAGGCATTGCCGAACAGGTTGATATGGAACTTGTTGGGGCGATTCAATATTCTGGACACCCACAAATCGGAAGTGATGTTGGCGTTGTCGCAGGCATCGGCGAGATTGGGGTACCTGTCACAGGTAAGCTTGAGGATGTCCTTGACAGCGCGGATGTTATCATCGAATTCTCGAAGCCAGAAGCAACTGTACAGTATCTCCAACAGGCTGTTGACGCTGATAAAGCGGTGGTTATTGGAACAACAGGTTTCAGCACCAATGAATTGACTATCGTTAAAACGCTTGCCTCACAGACGCGCTGCGTCATGGCACCCAATATGAGCCTCGGTGTCAATGTAATGATCCAAGCATCGGAATTAATTGCGAAAGCCCTCGGAGATGATTACAATATTGAGACGATCGAGACACATCATAATCGCAAAACAGATGCACCCAGCGGCACTGCCCTCCGTTTAGCAGAGACCGTCGCTGTAGCATTAGGGCGTGATTTAGCAGAGATTGGGGTCTACGGTCGCCACGGTATCGTCGGCGCGCGGACCCAACAGGAAATTGGTACTCACGCTGTCCGTGGTGGTGATATTGCCGGAGATCATACTGTCCTGTTCGCAACCGAGGGTGAACAATTAAACATCATTCATCGTTCCCACAATCGGGAAGCATTCGCCAAAGGTGCGATTCGCGCAGCGAGATGGGTCGTCAACGCTCCCAAAGGATTGCACGATGTTAGCGAAGTCCTTTTTTAG
- a CDS encoding SpoIIE family protein phosphatase yields MIYAHPHSAKNAILIFSTVLVAVFTCADTQAEQMQTYTVADGLVGPVVPVIFQDSRGILWFGSDQNGVSQFDGNTFESYAGSLNALDEAPSAKVKLGALLGRTRQIAEDKWGHIWFLTRMSSEREGRVSRFDGTAISLIGNGNSLIVDQLGDVWVGENQRLTKYVTDAERPPQAQPNEIVGEDLLRSTDLTINVIFESKDGTLWLGGSEGEKEQTGVILSFREGPLTRELLTDDASGKTDAETPRMSVSSGFVRYDTSNLRAVGAIEAIAEDKDGNLWFGGYNLLLRFDGKDFEQILPLPWAYRGSNITTSLETTATRRFTKIRSDKKGRIWFSDEYTTRWWDGARLHTRANLSGFLEVEDATGHLWFANEYGPQRYDQDLQPISYTTSSSLENDNVHTIFEAMDGKLWFGHDNGVTAFDPRPVISTHAGIGTNRVRMIYEDSRGYLWFSIPGGVARYNPTADTEDITINSLRLGLTQDTSSSTQTNPTNRRQAGSGSRTEIIKMFEVNGHIWFVNFVDPRSRGRSRRYTFFRYANGKFDQVSISIQTRIGPGGEGATSDPEVLVSEGEHRWIAFGGNLFKADTSGLLRITNSGFQRIMFGTTSEIDHGEAAITALYRDSNKRLWVHFENGRVLRYPKNIDRLTSTTGGIKPEILPLKATTLLKSALGGKWFFNAVTGKLVLWSETELGAPLFLDGASSSAPLAVWKDPTQQNNEITFLFSDALRTYLGTQLITTKNIELAPVNASLISKDQTLWLATSRGAVRYDGNILTTYTTKDGFLVDNVRDVMEDSSGNIWFATRGGGTVRYDGETFYTLTTKDGLAHNNIWELYEFKDQEIWFATEGGATQYTPTRGGIPFCRLTALAADKTYTQLSSNLSLPARGTRNVIFDVQGISPLREGLSYQFRLLGLDNPKWTNVSAEMFSLLTTNPSVSSEEWINLATSESTDTQLMNSSGVKVALQNRNGILRIRYTGLKAGNYSFLVKAFRENWDYTHRPAVVDFNIQPPLWTRWRTYLPTLIFLTVVFSLLGRLIVNRRHTAQLRNEVRQREEAEMRRIRAELSEAQNIQMGLLPTEAPDTKGFDVAGMSVPATQVGGDFYDYLTVANGQTAIAVADAAGKGLRGAMNAVLTNGMLYEVSRFKSEADVILSDLNSGLAPRMYGPSFIALNLAILDENTRQIDYANGGQPYPVLKRGNDIIEIENSDLPLGSMRTVEYESATFDLSEGDILIFHTDGLIEALNQAEEMYGTDRLKESVARIPGGCSAAEVVEHLVVDVRNFVGEAEQYDDMTIVVIRIP; encoded by the coding sequence ATGATATATGCTCACCCGCATTCAGCAAAAAATGCCATCCTCATCTTTAGCACAGTCCTTGTTGCTGTTTTTACCTGTGCAGATACACAGGCTGAGCAGATGCAAACCTATACCGTTGCCGATGGATTGGTGGGTCCTGTCGTCCCTGTTATTTTTCAAGACAGTCGTGGTATTCTCTGGTTCGGTTCTGACCAAAATGGCGTAAGCCAATTTGATGGCAACACTTTTGAATCCTATGCAGGCTCCCTGAACGCTCTGGATGAAGCACCTTCCGCTAAAGTGAAATTGGGTGCGTTGCTTGGAAGGACGCGACAAATCGCTGAAGACAAGTGGGGACATATCTGGTTCCTCACGCGGATGTCGTCAGAAAGAGAAGGACGCGTAAGTCGATTTGACGGCACCGCAATCAGTCTGATTGGCAATGGGAACTCATTGATTGTCGATCAACTCGGTGACGTGTGGGTTGGTGAAAATCAGCGATTGACAAAATACGTCACAGATGCCGAACGTCCACCACAAGCACAGCCAAACGAAATCGTAGGCGAAGATTTGCTGCGTTCAACGGATCTGACAATCAACGTGATCTTTGAAAGTAAAGATGGGACGCTCTGGTTGGGTGGGAGTGAAGGTGAAAAAGAACAAACCGGTGTGATTCTGAGTTTTCGAGAGGGTCCCTTGACACGTGAACTCCTAACGGATGACGCAAGTGGTAAAACAGATGCTGAAACACCGCGTATGTCAGTGAGTTCCGGGTTCGTACGTTACGATACGTCAAATCTTCGCGCTGTGGGGGCAATTGAGGCAATAGCCGAAGATAAAGATGGAAATCTTTGGTTCGGGGGCTACAACCTTCTCCTACGGTTTGACGGAAAAGACTTTGAGCAGATTCTCCCACTACCTTGGGCGTACAGAGGCTCCAATATAACCACCTCTTTAGAAACAACAGCGACCAGAAGATTTACAAAAATCCGAAGTGATAAAAAAGGACGAATTTGGTTCAGCGACGAATATACCACAAGATGGTGGGATGGGGCCCGGTTGCATACGCGCGCAAACCTATCCGGGTTTCTTGAAGTCGAAGATGCTACAGGGCACTTATGGTTCGCCAATGAATATGGACCACAGAGATATGACCAAGACCTTCAACCAATTTCCTATACCACCAGTAGCAGTCTGGAAAACGATAACGTTCACACAATTTTTGAAGCCATGGACGGTAAGTTGTGGTTTGGACACGATAACGGTGTGACAGCGTTCGATCCGAGACCCGTCATTAGTACACACGCTGGTATCGGCACCAACCGAGTCCGGATGATATATGAAGATAGCCGTGGCTACCTCTGGTTCAGTATTCCCGGAGGCGTTGCGCGCTACAACCCCACTGCGGACACGGAAGACATCACCATCAATTCATTGCGATTAGGTTTGACACAAGACACGTCGTCTTCCACCCAAACCAACCCTACAAATAGACGGCAAGCTGGATCGGGTTCTCGCACTGAAATCATAAAAATGTTTGAAGTGAACGGACACATCTGGTTCGTCAACTTCGTAGATCCGAGGTCGCGTGGAAGATCAAGACGATATACGTTTTTTCGGTACGCCAATGGAAAATTTGACCAAGTTTCTATATCCATTCAGACCAGAATCGGCCCTGGTGGCGAAGGCGCGACCAGTGATCCTGAAGTTCTTGTTAGTGAAGGCGAACACCGATGGATAGCCTTCGGTGGAAACCTTTTTAAAGCGGATACGTCTGGTTTATTACGAATCACAAACAGTGGTTTTCAGAGAATTATGTTCGGCACGACTTCGGAGATAGATCACGGTGAAGCCGCTATTACCGCCCTCTATAGAGATTCAAATAAGAGGCTATGGGTGCATTTTGAGAATGGAAGGGTTTTACGCTATCCGAAAAATATTGACCGCCTAACGTCCACAACCGGCGGTATCAAGCCAGAAATTCTGCCACTTAAAGCGACAACCCTGTTAAAATCTGCGCTCGGTGGTAAATGGTTCTTCAATGCTGTAACAGGAAAATTGGTACTCTGGAGTGAGACTGAACTCGGTGCTCCGCTTTTTCTTGACGGAGCGTCCAGCTCAGCACCACTCGCGGTTTGGAAGGATCCGACGCAACAAAACAACGAAATAACTTTTCTCTTTTCAGACGCCCTCAGGACGTATTTAGGCACGCAGTTAATTACAACTAAGAACATTGAACTCGCGCCAGTAAATGCCTCACTGATTTCCAAGGACCAAACCCTCTGGTTAGCAACATCTCGTGGGGCGGTTCGCTACGATGGAAACATACTGACAACGTACACAACAAAAGATGGATTTCTTGTGGACAATGTGCGGGATGTGATGGAGGACAGCAGCGGTAATATCTGGTTTGCCACAAGGGGTGGCGGCACTGTTCGATATGATGGCGAAACCTTTTATACACTCACGACAAAAGACGGTCTGGCACATAATAACATCTGGGAACTTTATGAGTTCAAGGATCAAGAGATCTGGTTTGCAACCGAAGGGGGTGCTACACAATATACACCTACCCGCGGTGGAATCCCTTTCTGTCGGTTAACCGCTTTAGCGGCTGACAAAACCTACACGCAACTTTCATCTAACCTCTCGCTACCCGCCCGTGGCACCAGAAATGTTATCTTTGATGTGCAGGGCATTAGTCCACTCCGAGAAGGCCTGTCATATCAATTCAGATTACTCGGATTAGATAATCCGAAGTGGACCAACGTTTCAGCAGAGATGTTTTCTCTTTTAACAACGAATCCAAGCGTTTCATCTGAGGAGTGGATTAACCTCGCCACATCCGAGTCAACAGACACACAACTCATGAACAGTAGCGGCGTTAAAGTGGCACTTCAAAACCGGAACGGTATTCTGCGCATTCGCTACACCGGTTTGAAAGCAGGAAACTACAGTTTCCTTGTTAAGGCTTTCCGCGAAAACTGGGACTACACGCATCGACCCGCAGTTGTGGATTTTAATATCCAACCGCCGCTTTGGACGCGATGGCGTACCTACTTACCAACGCTCATTTTCTTGACCGTCGTTTTCTCCTTATTAGGTCGCTTAATTGTCAATCGACGGCACACAGCGCAGCTCCGCAATGAAGTGCGTCAACGCGAAGAAGCGGAAATGCGTCGCATCCGCGCTGAATTGAGTGAAGCACAAAATATCCAAATGGGACTTCTGCCCACAGAAGCACCTGACACGAAAGGGTTTGATGTCGCGGGGATGTCGGTACCTGCGACGCAGGTCGGCGGAGACTTCTACGACTATCTCACTGTAGCAAACGGTCAGACAGCAATAGCAGTGGCGGATGCTGCGGGGAAAGGATTACGAGGCGCGATGAACGCAGTACTGACGAATGGGATGTTATACGAAGTCTCACGTTTCAAATCCGAGGCGGATGTCATTCTCAGCGACCTTAATTCAGGATTAGCCCCACGCATGTACGGTCCAAGTTTCATCGCACTCAACCTCGCGATTCTTGATGAAAATACAAGACAAATCGACTATGCTAACGGAGGACAACCCTATCCTGTTCTTAAGCGCGGGAACGACATAATTGAGATTGAAAACAGCGACCTTCCACTGGGTAGTATGAGAACGGTGGAATATGAATCGGCGACCTTCGATTTAAGCGAGGGCGATATTCTTATCTTTCATACCGATGGTCTGATTGAAGCACTCAACCAAGCGGAAGAGATGTATGGAACTGATCGTTTAAAGGAATCAGTGGCACGCATTCCTGGGGGTTGTAGTGCGGCAGAAGTCGTTGAGCACCTTGTCGTTGATGTCCGCAATTTTGTGGGTGAGGCGGAGCAGTATGATGACATGACAATCGTCGTCATCAGAATCCCATAA